A portion of the Microbacterium hominis genome contains these proteins:
- a CDS encoding LLM class F420-dependent oxidoreductase: MRFGTFIPQGWRHDLVGIEPADQWRVMASLAQSADRGPWESLWVYDHFHTVPVVSQEATHEAWTLMAAFAAATDRIRLGQMCTCMGYRNPAYLAKVAATIDVISGGRVEMGIGGGWYEHEWRAYGYGFPSIGERLGMLDEGVQIMKEAWATGSATFAGKHYTVDGAIVQPQPLQEGGIPVWIAGGGEKVTLRIAAQYGDYVNWSSNPDEFSRKREIFEGHCATLGRDADEIVRSANFNTVVGETDGEVEERLDRMEARIEPFLGAKTADYMREYRSRTALVGTIEEVSERLDAMRARGLDYAIHYFPEHAFDRSGVDLFERDVIPAMS, encoded by the coding sequence ATGCGATTCGGAACCTTCATCCCGCAGGGCTGGCGACACGACCTCGTGGGCATCGAGCCCGCCGACCAATGGCGCGTCATGGCGTCGCTCGCGCAGTCCGCCGACCGCGGCCCGTGGGAGTCGCTGTGGGTCTACGACCACTTCCACACCGTGCCGGTGGTGAGCCAGGAGGCGACCCACGAGGCGTGGACGCTCATGGCCGCGTTCGCCGCCGCGACCGACCGCATCCGGCTCGGTCAGATGTGCACGTGCATGGGCTACCGCAACCCCGCCTACCTGGCGAAGGTCGCCGCGACGATCGATGTGATCTCGGGCGGACGCGTCGAGATGGGCATCGGCGGCGGGTGGTACGAGCACGAGTGGCGCGCGTACGGCTACGGCTTCCCGTCCATCGGCGAGCGGCTCGGCATGCTCGACGAGGGCGTGCAGATCATGAAGGAGGCCTGGGCCACCGGCTCGGCGACCTTCGCGGGGAAGCACTACACCGTCGACGGCGCCATCGTGCAGCCGCAGCCGCTGCAGGAGGGCGGCATCCCCGTGTGGATCGCCGGCGGCGGCGAGAAGGTCACCCTGCGCATCGCGGCGCAGTACGGCGACTACGTCAACTGGAGTTCGAACCCCGACGAGTTCTCGCGCAAGCGCGAGATCTTCGAGGGACACTGCGCGACGCTCGGCCGGGATGCGGACGAGATCGTGCGCTCGGCGAACTTCAACACCGTGGTCGGCGAGACCGACGGCGAGGTCGAGGAGCGCCTCGACCGGATGGAGGCGCGCATCGAGCCCTTCCTCGGGGCCAAGACGGCCGACTACATGCGCGAGTACCGATCGCGCACGGCCCTCGTGGGCACGATCGAGGAGGTCTCCGAGCGCCTCGATGCGATGCGCGCACGGGGGCTGGATTACGCGATCCACTACTTCCCCGAGCACGCGTTCGACCGCTCCGGCGTCGACCTCTTCGAGCGCGACGTCATCCCCGCGATGAGCTGA
- a CDS encoding DNA-methyltransferase, whose product MAAPGAVTDATPGAVDIHHGDNLAVAQGLPAASFTLVYLDPPFNTGRARERSLETARATTVAGRTPEEFAAEPDPEPDTGDSGADLRSSAGAAAPPAPPAPAAPAVVRRGFHGREYERLRGDLTSYDDRFEDYWGFLEPRLAEAWRLLADDGTLYLHLDYREAHYAKVLMDALFGRERFLNELIWAYDFGGKTRRRWPTKHDTILVYVKDPSRYWFDSEAVDREPYMAPGLVTPEKAERGKLPTDVWWHTIVPTTGREKTGYPTQKPEGVLRRIVQASSRPGDRVLDLFAGSGTTGAVASALGRDAVLVDANPAAIEIMRRRMPHARVLTPAAG is encoded by the coding sequence GTGGCTGCACCGGGTGCCGTGACCGACGCGACACCGGGCGCCGTCGATATCCACCACGGCGACAACCTCGCGGTCGCGCAGGGGCTGCCCGCGGCATCCTTCACGCTCGTCTACCTCGACCCGCCGTTCAACACCGGCCGCGCGCGGGAGCGGAGCCTCGAGACGGCCCGTGCGACGACGGTCGCAGGCAGAACTCCGGAAGAATTCGCCGCCGAGCCCGATCCCGAGCCCGATACCGGCGATTCCGGCGCGGATCTCCGGAGTTCTGCAGGCGCGGCCGCCCCGCCCGCCCCGCCCGCCCCGGCCGCCCCGGCCGTCGTGCGCCGGGGGTTCCACGGCCGGGAGTACGAGCGCCTGCGGGGCGACCTCACCTCGTACGACGACCGCTTCGAGGACTACTGGGGCTTCCTCGAGCCGCGCCTCGCCGAAGCCTGGCGGCTCCTGGCCGACGACGGCACACTCTACCTCCACCTCGACTACCGCGAAGCGCACTACGCCAAGGTGCTGATGGACGCCCTGTTCGGCCGCGAGCGCTTCCTCAACGAGCTCATCTGGGCCTATGACTTCGGCGGCAAGACCCGGCGGCGCTGGCCCACTAAGCACGACACGATCCTCGTGTACGTGAAGGATCCGTCGCGCTACTGGTTCGACTCCGAGGCCGTCGACCGCGAGCCGTACATGGCGCCGGGGCTGGTGACCCCCGAGAAGGCGGAGCGCGGCAAGCTCCCCACCGACGTGTGGTGGCACACGATCGTTCCGACCACCGGCCGCGAGAAGACCGGCTACCCGACCCAGAAGCCCGAGGGCGTGCTGCGGCGCATCGTGCAGGCCTCCAGCCGCCCGGGCGACCGGGTGCTCGACCTGTTCGCCGGCAGCGGCACCACCGGCGCGGTCGCCTCCGCCCTCGGCCGCGATGCGGTGCTGGTCGACGCGAACCCCGCCGCGATCGAGATCATGCGCCGCCGCATGCCGCACGCGCGGGTGCTGACGCCCGCCGCCGGCTGA
- a CDS encoding lipoate--protein ligase family protein has protein sequence MHGEYKVPGGKLVVVDLEERDGRIADFHLAGDFFLEPDEALLDIDAAVNGLPIESDVAAIAAAVRGALPEGAQLLGFTPESVGTAVRRALVTAPGWRDFDWEIVHEKPVSPRMNLALDEVLTGRVGDGRRRPTLRLWEWNESAVVIGSFQSYRNEVDPEGAARHGFDVVRRISGGGAMMMGANSIVTYSLYVPASLVAGMTFADSYAFLDDWVLHALRSLGIEATYQPLNDIAGAQGKIGGAAQKRLANGGVLHHATLSYDMDGQMMTEVLRIGREKLSDKGTTSAAKRVDPLRRQTGLPREAIIERFKETFANLYGAVPGTISDDEYAEAEALVEAKFATDAWLHRVP, from the coding sequence ATGCACGGCGAGTACAAGGTTCCCGGCGGCAAGCTCGTCGTCGTCGATCTCGAAGAGCGCGACGGCCGCATCGCCGACTTCCACCTCGCGGGCGACTTCTTCCTGGAGCCCGACGAAGCCCTCCTCGACATCGACGCGGCCGTGAACGGCCTGCCGATCGAGTCGGACGTGGCCGCCATCGCGGCCGCCGTGCGCGGCGCGCTGCCGGAGGGCGCGCAGCTGCTCGGCTTCACGCCCGAATCGGTGGGCACCGCGGTGCGCCGCGCCCTGGTCACCGCGCCGGGCTGGCGCGACTTCGACTGGGAGATCGTGCACGAGAAGCCGGTTTCGCCGCGCATGAACCTCGCCCTCGACGAGGTGCTCACGGGGCGCGTCGGCGACGGGCGCCGCCGGCCCACCCTGCGCCTGTGGGAATGGAACGAGTCCGCGGTCGTGATCGGCTCGTTCCAGTCGTACCGCAACGAGGTCGACCCCGAGGGCGCGGCCCGGCACGGCTTCGATGTGGTGCGCCGGATCTCGGGCGGCGGCGCGATGATGATGGGCGCGAACTCGATCGTCACCTACTCGCTGTACGTGCCGGCATCCCTCGTCGCCGGGATGACCTTCGCCGACTCGTACGCGTTCCTCGACGACTGGGTGCTGCACGCGCTGCGCTCGCTCGGCATCGAGGCGACCTACCAGCCGCTCAACGACATCGCCGGCGCCCAGGGCAAGATCGGCGGCGCCGCCCAGAAGCGCCTCGCCAACGGCGGCGTGCTGCACCACGCCACCCTGTCGTACGACATGGACGGCCAGATGATGACGGAGGTGCTGCGCATCGGCCGCGAGAAGCTGAGTGACAAGGGCACGACCTCCGCGGCCAAGCGCGTCGATCCGCTGCGGCGCCAGACGGGGCTCCCGCGCGAGGCCATCATCGAGCGCTTCAAGGAGACGTTCGCGAACCTCTACGGCGCCGTCCCCGGGACGATCTCCGACGACGAGTACGCCGAGGCCGAAGCCCTCGTCGAGGCGAAGTTCGCCACCGACGCGTGGCTGCACCGGGTGCCGTGA
- a CDS encoding alpha/beta hydrolase, producing MPEFTDAHGIAIVYDVHPARTTARAVVQLLHGVGEHAGRYTALVDALTAAGYIVYADDHRGHGRTGMRQHGGDASQLGRLGPGGLRAARDAVARLTDLIRAENPDLPLVLLGHSWGSFLAQMLVDRHPDAYDALVLSGSSLRWPGSLNSGDLNAPWKGAGANGVEWLSTDVTVQQGFLDDPLVTTTPLPQLFGPLDTLRLIGKPRRDLARDIPTLLMVGRDDTVGGPRSVHRLAEAYRTRSGFTDVTTLVYPDARHEIFNEVMQEDVRGDLLAWLDRRFPARD from the coding sequence ATGCCCGAGTTCACCGATGCACACGGCATCGCGATCGTCTACGACGTCCACCCCGCCCGGACCACGGCGCGCGCGGTCGTCCAGCTGCTCCACGGGGTCGGCGAGCACGCCGGGAGATACACCGCACTGGTCGATGCGCTGACGGCCGCCGGCTACATCGTGTACGCCGACGATCATCGCGGGCACGGGCGCACCGGCATGCGCCAGCACGGGGGAGACGCGTCCCAGCTCGGGCGTCTGGGGCCCGGCGGACTGCGCGCCGCCCGCGATGCGGTCGCCCGGCTCACCGACCTCATCCGCGCCGAGAACCCCGACCTGCCGCTCGTGCTCCTCGGCCACTCGTGGGGATCGTTCCTCGCGCAGATGCTGGTGGATCGGCATCCCGACGCCTATGACGCGCTGGTGCTCAGCGGCTCGTCGCTGCGGTGGCCGGGATCGCTGAACTCCGGAGACCTGAATGCACCGTGGAAGGGGGCCGGCGCCAACGGCGTGGAGTGGCTGTCGACCGATGTGACGGTGCAGCAGGGGTTCCTCGACGACCCGCTGGTCACGACGACGCCGCTTCCCCAGCTGTTCGGCCCGCTCGACACGCTCCGCCTCATCGGCAAGCCCCGGCGCGACCTCGCGCGAGACATCCCGACCCTCCTCATGGTGGGCCGCGACGACACGGTGGGCGGTCCGCGCAGCGTCCACCGCCTCGCCGAGGCCTACCGCACCCGGTCGGGATTCACCGACGTGACCACCCTCGTGTACCCGGACGCGCGCCACGAGATCTTCAACGAGGTCATGCAGGAGGACGTGCGCGGCGATCTCCTCGCGTGGCTGGACCGGCGGTTCCCGGCGCGCGACTGA
- a CDS encoding MarR family winged helix-turn-helix transcriptional regulator — translation MPHGTPAPTLSTAASQLRISTFRLARRMRTQRAIDSMSDGQFAVLAALFVHGPHTLSDLADRERVSAPAMTRTINCLQESGYVTRGADETDGRKVVVDLTETGRSVVDETARRRDAWVEAALEELTADERATLAAAAEIMERMVAR, via the coding sequence ATGCCCCACGGAACGCCCGCGCCCACGCTCTCCACCGCCGCCTCACAGCTGCGCATCTCCACCTTCCGGCTCGCCCGCCGCATGCGCACGCAGCGCGCCATCGACTCGATGAGCGACGGCCAGTTCGCCGTGCTCGCGGCGCTCTTCGTGCACGGCCCGCATACCCTCAGCGACCTCGCCGACCGCGAGCGCGTGTCCGCCCCGGCCATGACCCGCACGATCAACTGCCTGCAGGAGTCGGGGTACGTCACCCGCGGGGCCGACGAGACCGACGGCCGCAAGGTCGTCGTCGACCTGACCGAGACCGGTCGCTCGGTCGTCGACGAGACGGCCCGTCGCCGCGACGCGTGGGTGGAGGCAGCCCTCGAGGAGCTCACCGCTGATGAGCGCGCGACCCTCGCCGCCGCCGCCGAGATCATGGAGCGGATGGTGGCCCGATGA
- a CDS encoding MFS transporter has translation MFRSFSVFNYRVWFIGALVSNIGAWMQATAISWVVLTELTDNDAGAMGVTMALQFAPPLLLVGVTGWVADRFDRRRLLLVTQGALMLLGIAIGALIFAGAMTLPIMYGFALALGVVAAFDNPTRQAFVSDLVAKENASNAVALNAASFNGARMIGPAVGGVVIVAVGTGWVFVINAVTFIAMLVALMLIRTHELIPRVKAPGSARLADGFRYVARRPDLMVVFAMVFIVGAFGMNFPIVASTMAIEFGHDADGFGLLSSILAIGSLAGALLAARRDRARIRVVIGGILLFAAAAGLSTLMPSYWLYAVTLMLTGFSVVTMLTTANGYVQTTTDPALRGRVLALYMAILLGGTPVGAPIVGWVAAEFGPRAAILLGAAAAVVAFGIGATWLIMSGRLQRHEQKRFRLTLAETRPLSIVQPVPEEFSDEVAGTTPISLPEPERAALAARRAG, from the coding sequence ATGTTCCGTTCGTTCTCCGTGTTCAACTACCGCGTGTGGTTCATCGGCGCGCTCGTGTCGAACATCGGCGCCTGGATGCAGGCCACCGCGATCAGCTGGGTGGTGCTCACCGAGCTGACCGACAACGACGCCGGCGCGATGGGGGTCACGATGGCCCTCCAGTTCGCACCCCCGCTGCTGCTGGTCGGGGTGACCGGGTGGGTCGCCGACCGCTTCGACCGCCGGCGCCTGCTCCTGGTGACGCAGGGGGCGCTGATGCTCCTCGGCATCGCGATCGGCGCACTGATCTTCGCGGGCGCGATGACCCTGCCGATCATGTACGGCTTCGCTCTCGCCCTCGGCGTCGTCGCCGCGTTCGACAACCCCACCCGACAGGCGTTCGTCTCGGACCTGGTCGCGAAGGAGAACGCCTCCAACGCCGTCGCCCTCAACGCCGCGTCGTTCAACGGCGCGCGCATGATCGGCCCGGCGGTCGGCGGCGTCGTCATCGTCGCGGTCGGAACGGGCTGGGTGTTCGTCATCAACGCGGTGACGTTCATCGCGATGCTCGTCGCGCTGATGCTCATCCGCACCCACGAGCTGATCCCTCGGGTGAAGGCGCCGGGCTCGGCGCGCCTGGCGGACGGCTTCCGGTATGTCGCGCGTCGGCCCGACCTCATGGTGGTGTTCGCGATGGTGTTCATCGTCGGCGCGTTCGGCATGAACTTCCCGATCGTCGCATCCACCATGGCGATCGAGTTCGGGCACGACGCCGACGGGTTCGGTCTGCTGAGTTCGATCCTCGCGATCGGCTCGCTCGCCGGAGCGCTGCTCGCGGCTCGGCGCGACCGCGCCCGGATCCGGGTGGTGATCGGCGGCATCCTGCTGTTCGCCGCCGCCGCCGGCCTGTCGACGCTGATGCCCTCGTACTGGCTCTACGCGGTCACGCTCATGCTCACGGGCTTCTCGGTCGTCACGATGCTGACCACCGCCAACGGCTACGTGCAGACGACGACCGACCCCGCCCTGCGCGGCCGGGTGCTCGCCCTCTACATGGCGATCCTGCTCGGCGGCACACCCGTCGGCGCGCCGATCGTGGGATGGGTCGCCGCCGAGTTCGGCCCGCGCGCGGCGATCCTGCTCGGCGCGGCCGCCGCGGTGGTCGCCTTCGGGATCGGCGCGACATGGCTGATCATGTCGGGCCGCCTGCAGCGCCACGAGCAGAAGCGCTTCCGCCTCACCCTCGCCGAGACCCGCCCGCTGTCGATCGTGCAGCCCGTGCCGGAGGAATTCAGCGACGAGGTGGCCGGGACCACGCCGATCAGCCTCCCGGAGCCCGAGCGCGCCGCACTCGCCGCGCGTCGCGCGGGCTGA
- a CDS encoding TetR/AcrR family transcriptional regulator gives MTELTAASAPPRVRKPRGSYAKTAEKRLAILDAALEVFSQGYHGGSLRDIAARVGMSEAGLLHHFKSKSALLMAVLDHRDEHSRSIVDLESEDGADALRGLVALARYNQSVPGVVELFCVLSAEATAPDHPAHDYFTRRYVDVRTSIRGSFERVAAAGRLRGDVDPDRAAVATIAMMDGLQVQWLLNPDAIDMADALADFLRALVLGFDMTSLEEALDAAIVLPRD, from the coding sequence ATGACAGAGCTGACAGCGGCTTCAGCCCCGCCGCGGGTGCGCAAGCCTCGCGGCTCGTATGCGAAGACGGCCGAGAAGCGTCTGGCGATCCTGGATGCCGCGCTCGAGGTGTTCTCGCAGGGGTACCACGGCGGTTCGCTGCGCGACATCGCCGCACGGGTGGGCATGAGCGAGGCGGGACTGCTCCACCACTTCAAGAGCAAGAGCGCGCTGCTCATGGCGGTGCTCGACCACCGCGACGAGCACTCCCGCTCGATCGTCGACCTCGAGAGCGAGGACGGCGCCGACGCCCTGCGCGGACTCGTCGCGCTCGCCCGCTACAACCAGTCCGTCCCCGGGGTCGTCGAGCTGTTCTGCGTGCTCTCGGCGGAGGCCACCGCCCCCGATCATCCCGCCCACGACTACTTCACGCGCCGCTACGTCGACGTGCGCACGAGCATCCGCGGCTCGTTCGAGCGCGTCGCCGCCGCCGGTCGCCTGCGCGGCGACGTGGATCCGGATCGGGCCGCCGTCGCGACGATCGCGATGATGGACGGACTGCAGGTGCAGTGGCTGCTCAATCCCGATGCCATCGACATGGCCGATGCGCTGGCCGATTTCCTGCGCGCGCTCGTGCTCGGCTTCGACATGACCTCGCTCGAGGAAGCGCTCGACGCGGCGATCGTGCTCCCGCGCGACTGA
- a CDS encoding ABC transporter substrate-binding protein — translation MFRWKATAALTAIAALALTGCAGGSGDTDGENASGRADRLTLTAIIGPTSYDVGAGAEWGNRSPYFQAVFDTLLMSSATGEIEPWLATEWEFNEDNTVLTLTLRDDVTFTDGETLDADAVVASLERFRDGTSPQASNLAGKEFTAVDATTVEIAMEAPDPSLLSVLSKAAGLIQAPSTFDDPNSATNPIGSGPYVLDTDASVTGTTYVYTANPDYWNPDAVKYDNLTINVIEDPTATLNAIKAGEANGAKITLNDQIPEIEGSGWVIEANELDFQGLLLFDRDGTMAPELGDVRVRQAINMAFDREALLQALQSGYGTVTEQVFPESSVGYDDALDSTYGYDPEAAMELLADAGYPDGFELDMMSTPAFQTTFDLVAQQLADIGITVNYTDPGAGNFITDMLAPKYPATWMALEQNPDWQLINFMISPEATFNPFHSQDPQVDEYISTIQLGTPEEAEQATKDLNAYMVDQAWFAPFFRVQGTYAVDANTDLEMWSVNAYPSIFAFSPKN, via the coding sequence ATGTTCCGATGGAAGGCCACAGCAGCCCTCACGGCCATCGCGGCGCTCGCCCTCACCGGGTGCGCCGGTGGCAGCGGTGACACCGATGGCGAGAACGCCTCCGGCCGCGCAGACCGACTCACACTGACCGCGATCATCGGCCCGACCAGCTACGACGTCGGCGCCGGCGCGGAGTGGGGCAACCGCAGCCCCTACTTCCAGGCGGTGTTCGACACGCTGCTGATGAGCAGCGCCACGGGCGAGATCGAGCCGTGGCTGGCGACCGAGTGGGAGTTCAACGAGGACAACACGGTCCTCACCCTCACCCTCCGCGACGATGTCACCTTCACCGACGGCGAGACGCTGGATGCCGACGCCGTGGTCGCGAGCCTGGAGCGCTTCCGCGACGGCACGTCGCCGCAGGCGTCGAACCTCGCCGGCAAGGAGTTCACCGCGGTCGACGCCACCACGGTCGAGATCGCGATGGAGGCTCCCGACCCGTCGCTGCTGAGCGTGCTCTCGAAGGCGGCCGGCCTCATCCAGGCGCCGTCGACCTTCGACGACCCGAACTCGGCGACCAACCCGATCGGCTCGGGCCCGTACGTTCTCGACACGGACGCCTCCGTCACCGGCACGACGTACGTGTACACGGCCAACCCCGACTACTGGAACCCCGACGCGGTGAAGTACGACAACCTGACGATCAACGTCATCGAAGACCCGACGGCCACCCTTAACGCCATCAAGGCCGGCGAGGCGAACGGCGCCAAGATCACCCTCAACGACCAGATCCCCGAGATCGAGGGATCGGGCTGGGTCATAGAGGCCAACGAGCTCGACTTCCAGGGCCTGCTGCTGTTCGACCGCGACGGCACGATGGCGCCCGAGCTCGGCGACGTCCGCGTTCGCCAGGCGATCAACATGGCCTTCGATCGCGAGGCGCTGCTGCAGGCGCTGCAGTCCGGCTACGGCACCGTCACGGAGCAGGTGTTCCCCGAGAGCTCGGTCGGCTACGACGACGCCCTCGACAGCACCTACGGGTACGACCCCGAGGCCGCCATGGAGCTGCTGGCCGATGCCGGCTACCCGGACGGTTTCGAGCTCGACATGATGTCGACGCCCGCGTTCCAGACCACGTTCGACCTCGTCGCCCAGCAGCTGGCCGACATCGGCATCACCGTGAACTACACCGACCCCGGAGCGGGGAACTTCATCACCGACATGCTGGCACCGAAGTACCCCGCCACCTGGATGGCGCTGGAGCAGAACCCCGACTGGCAGCTGATCAACTTCATGATCTCGCCCGAGGCGACGTTCAACCCGTTCCACTCGCAGGACCCGCAGGTGGACGAGTACATCTCGACGATCCAGCTGGGCACGCCCGAGGAAGCCGAGCAGGCGACCAAGGATCTCAACGCCTACATGGTCGACCAGGCCTGGTTCGCTCCGTTCTTCCGCGTGCAGGGCACCTACGCGGTCGACGCGAACACCGACCTGGAGATGTGGTCGGTCAACGCCTACCCGTCGATCTTCGCCTTCTCGCCGAAGAACTGA
- a CDS encoding ABC transporter permease has translation MLSFIFRRLISGVVLLFVISLITFALLYLGGGDIARRILGENATAETVARRTEELGLNRPFFVQYWDWLTSALTGDLGRSWFTGELVTVSVSGRVAVTLSLVIGTTVVSAILAVVLGVWAARRGGAVDGGVQIFSLIGFAIPGFLIALVLVLVFAVNLGWFKATGYIPISTSFTGWLSSVTLPIIALSIGAIAVVAQQVRGSVIDAMSRDYVRTLRSRGLGSNTVVYQHVLRNAGGPALAVLAVQFIGLLGGAVIVEQVFAIPGMGQLTVRAGTLGDIPVMMGLVVVYAIIVVIVNLLIDLAQAALNPKVRLS, from the coding sequence ATGCTCTCCTTCATCTTCCGGCGCTTGATCTCCGGCGTCGTGCTGCTCTTCGTGATCTCCCTCATCACCTTCGCGCTCCTCTACCTCGGTGGCGGCGACATCGCCCGCCGCATCCTCGGAGAGAACGCGACCGCGGAGACCGTCGCCCGGCGCACCGAAGAGCTCGGACTCAACCGGCCCTTCTTCGTGCAGTACTGGGACTGGCTCACCTCCGCCCTCACCGGCGACCTCGGCCGCAGCTGGTTCACGGGCGAACTCGTCACCGTGAGCGTCAGCGGCCGCGTCGCGGTCACCCTGTCGCTCGTGATCGGCACGACGGTCGTGTCGGCGATCCTCGCGGTCGTGCTCGGCGTCTGGGCGGCACGCCGCGGCGGCGCCGTCGACGGCGGTGTGCAGATCTTCTCGCTGATCGGCTTCGCGATCCCCGGCTTCCTCATCGCCCTCGTGCTCGTGCTCGTGTTCGCGGTCAACCTCGGCTGGTTCAAGGCCACCGGGTACATCCCGATCTCGACGTCGTTCACGGGCTGGCTCTCGTCGGTCACCCTGCCGATCATCGCCCTCTCGATCGGCGCGATCGCGGTGGTGGCCCAGCAGGTGCGCGGTTCGGTCATCGACGCGATGTCGCGCGACTACGTGCGCACGCTGCGTTCCCGCGGCCTCGGCTCGAACACGGTCGTCTACCAGCACGTGCTGCGCAACGCCGGCGGCCCCGCCCTCGCGGTGCTCGCCGTGCAGTTCATCGGGCTCCTCGGCGGCGCCGTCATCGTCGAGCAGGTCTTCGCCATCCCCGGTATGGGCCAGCTCACGGTGCGCGCCGGAACGCTCGGCGACATCCCGGTGATGATGGGCCTCGTGGTCGTCTACGCGATCATCGTGGTCATCGTCAACCTCCTCATCGACCTCGCCCAGGCGGCGCTCAACCCGAAGGTGCGACTCTCATGA